The sequence AGGTTATGATTAACAGAGACGCTGTTTACATGGTAAACAACATTATACATGAATTTTATTACAGAGTTTGAATTATGAAACGCTTACTAGTTGTTGATAGGAATTTTCACTTCCGATGTTTAGGCTAACAACAAAGGTACATCttctagcaaaaagaaaaagcaagcAAAACTGCAGCGCGCGATGcgaagtattaaaaaaaagcaGCGTGCGTCGTCTGAGAACACCCCTTCAACTTATTCACCTCTTAATCATCTAAATGATGCACAGGTTCATTAATTTCCTAGCTTTTTGTAGTGTGTCATATGCAGGGAAAGTAATTACGGTAGTGTATAATTGAATGTTTTCCTTCTTTTACAGAATTTTGCCGAGAGGTTGCTTTCCCGGCTTCAGACTGGCAAGAACATTGGGAAAACTAGTGAACGGGTTGAGGTAACTATTATTTAAGTCGCTTCATCCATTCTATAGAAACATATGAGCTAACTAACTTTCTATTTGGTTTCCTCCATGTTGCAGACCaggttgatgatgataaaaGTTATTGCACGAACAATTGGTCGTCACAAGTTGCATTTATTAAGCTTTTATACTTATCTTCAAAACTATGCTAAGGTAAGTAAGATTTGCTAactgacttttttaaaaattctctgttgaaatttgattaaaatagcTAGGTATGCTCTTAAATGCAGCAAGATAGAAAGGACACTACACATATACTTGCAGCAGCGGTTCAGGCTTGCCATGATGTGGTATAGTAACATTTCCACTTTAAAGCATTATCTATTTTCTCATTCTTCAATCCTCGCAATAATTTTGTCTCGGGCAGGTACCTTCGGGTGCCGTGGAGCCACTGTTCAAGCAAATAGTAAATGAGTTTTTACACAACGGTTCACTTCCTGAGGTGTGATTTCAAGCTTTCTCACATCAAGGGACTTAACTAGAAAGCTTTGTCTATCATTTactatattcttcttctttttaattcattgttttcatttatGTAACCAGGCTATTGCTGTCGGACTCAATGTGGTACGAGAAATGTGCCTTAGGATTCACGAGGTAACTAGTTCTTAACTCTGGTTTAATATTctcatttatataaatgtagTTATACAACACCAAtccttttttttctgaattgtcttttttgtttcagttgatgACAGAAGAGTTGCTGCAAGATCTTGCTCGGTATAAAAAGGACCACGCCCATAATAAAGCCATCTCAGCAGCATCTCGTTCCCTCATAGCATTGTTCAGAGAGGTAGCAGAAGAAGCATTTGATCTGTTAATCGATGTATTGTGGTTAGCCAAATTTAACAGCATTTTGTAATTTCAGATCAACCCTTCGCTTCTAGTGAAAAAAGATCGTGGCCGTCCTGGAGGTCCCATTGCCAGACCTAAACAATATGGAGAAGTTACTGTCTTCAGCGATATTCCCAATGTTGAGTTATTGCAAGAAAGTGATAATGATCAAGACGATGATGACGTGTCGTTGCCTAGCAGTGATGATATGGAACAGGAACTGATACCTGATGAATGTGGAACTGAGGACgaggctgaagaagaagattctaaTGATGGTGACGATATGAATAACACTGAAGATGATAGTAGTGATGTTGATCCTTTGGTCAGTtgtgatgaagaggaagaggagaatgaCATTGATGCAGCCGAGACTGATTCGGAaagcgaagaagatgaaggagaagcttctgaTTCTTCCGTGGAGGGTAgtggaaacaaagagaaagcaaaGGGGAAGAAACGGAAGATAGAAGATTTTGATGCGAGTCTTCTCGCTGCTGATACAAGCCTACGAGCACTGAAGAGATGCGCAG comes from Camelina sativa cultivar DH55 chromosome 19, Cs, whole genome shotgun sequence and encodes:
- the LOC104767285 gene encoding protein SDA1 homolog, whose protein sequence is MAGSLGLMTESLKASGRSSENLSLPILQGQIKRDPEGYGTEVQLIYKQFNASVDLFQQQAALTFSSVGSETSVAKKLGDRAMFLAHVTPFYPKHLAAFPAQLTDLLRTSCLAMPSGLRNHVAQALILLMNRKSLVMEDLLALFLDIQTLGDKNLRKIAFSHIVQTIRKMSITDPRHNSLQKIVISTLEQEDEAKAKRALVTLCELHKRKVWFGDKHDRVAIAICEACFHTSPRIMISSLRFLLDYDNIDDEDDSDASSGDEEESKQSSQVMINRDAVYMANNKGTSSSKKKKQAKLQRAMRSIKKKQRASSENTPSTYSPLNHLNDAQNFAERLLSRLQTGKNIGKTSERVETRLMMIKVIARTIGRHKLHLLSFYTYLQNYAKQDRKDTTHILAAAVQACHDVVPSGAVEPLFKQIVNEFLHNGSLPEAIAVGLNVVREMCLRIHELMTEELLQDLARYKKDHAHNKAISAASRSLIALFREINPSLLVKKDRGRPGGPIARPKQYGEVTVFSDIPNVELLQESDNDQDDDDVSLPSSDDMEQELIPDECGTEDEAEEEDSNDGDDMNNTEDDSSDVDPLVSCDEEEEENDIDAAETDSESEEDEGEASDSSVEGSGNKEKAKGKKRKIEDFDASLLAADTSLRALKRCAEAKSEQPSFGESDGILSNEDFRKIKELKAKKDVKIALARKGFKVPDSDQLSKKLVDPVKLEAHIRHKLTKEERLELVKAGREDRGKYKSKTAIKQKKVC